In a genomic window of Bemisia tabaci chromosome 1, PGI_BMITA_v3:
- the LOC109044048 gene encoding small ribosomal subunit protein eS1 → MAVGKNKGLTKSGKKGAKKKIVDPFTRKDWYDVKAPSMFTTRQIGKTLVNRTVGTKLAADGLKGRVFEVSLADLQNDNDAERSYRKFKLIAEDVQGRNVLTNFHGMDLTTDKLRSMVKKWQTLIEANTDVKTKDGYTLRVFCIGFTHKDQLSQRKTCYAKHTQVCQIRKKMVDQIAQEVTTIELKEVVNKLLPDSIAKEIEKKVQSTYPLHDVYIRKVKVLKKPRFDLTKLLELHGEGQGTTITTESGEKVDRPDDYEPPVQESV, encoded by the exons ATGGCAGTTGGCAAAAATAAAGGTTTAACCAAAAGTGGAAAGAAGGGTGCCAAGAAGAAGAT TGTTGACCCATTCACCCGCAAAGATTGGTACGATGTCAAGGCACCCTCCATGTTCACTACACGCCAAATAGGCAAAACCTTAGTCAACAGGACTGTTGGAACAA aatTGGCTGCTGATGGTCTAAAGGGACGAGTATTTGAAGTCTCGCTAGCTGATTTACAAAACGACAACGATGCTGAAAGATCTTACAGAAAGTTTAAGCTAATTGCAGAAGATGTCCAGGGTAGGAATGTATTGACAAATTTCCATGGAATGGATTTAACCACTGACAAACTGCGTAGCATGGTCAAGAAATGGCAG ACACTAATTGAAGCCAATACAGATGTTAAGACTAAAGACGGATACACCCTCAGAGTGTTCTGCATTGGATTCACCCACAAAGACCAGCTATCCCAAAGGAAAACCTGCTACGCCAAACACACGCAG gtttgccaaattaggaaaaaaatggtCGATCAGATTGCGCAAGAAGTAACAACGATTGAATTAAAAGAAGTTGTCAACAAGCTCCTCCCTGATTCCATTGCTAAAGAGATTGAAAAGAAAGTCCAAAGCACGTATCCTCTGCATGATGTGTACATCCGGAAG GTGAAAGTATTGAAGAAACCTCGTTTTGACTTGACAAAACTTCTTGAACTCCACGGAGAGGGCCAAGGTACGACCATTACTACGGAATCTGGTGAAAAAGTTGACCGACCTGACGATTATGAACCGCCTGTTCAGGAATCTGTATAA
- the RpL11 gene encoding large ribosomal subunit protein uL5, with protein sequence MSIGKNDAPEKGSGKPDKSKNIMRDVRIRKLCLNICVGESGDRLTRAAKVLEQLTGQPPVFSKARYTVRSFGIRRNEKIAVHCTVRGPKAEEILERGLKVREYELRKDNFSDTGNFGFGIQEHIDLGIKYDPSIGIYGLDFFTVLGRPGFNVSQRKRKKAKVGAPHRLTKEDAMKWFQQKYDGIILPSKK encoded by the exons ATGTCCATCGGAAAG AATGACGCGCCTGAGAAAGGCTCAGGAAAGCCTGACAAATCCAAGAACATTATGCGAGATGTCCGCATTCGCAAATTGTGTTTAAACATCTGTGTTGGAGAATCTGGTGATAGGCTTACTCGAGCAGCGAAG GTGCTGGAACAACTTACAGGACAGCCTCCTGTTTTCTCTAAAGCCCGATACACTGTCAGGTCCTTCGGTATTCGGCGTAACGAAAAGATCGCCGTCCACTGCACCGTCCGTGGACCTAAAGCTGAAGAAATTTTAGAAAGAGGATTAAAG GTCCGTGAGTATGAATTGAGGAAAGACAATTTCTCAGACACAGGAAACTTTGGATTTGGTATCCAAGAACACATAGATTTAGGTATTAAGTACGACCCATCTATTGGTATCTACGGTCTTGATTTCTTCACAGTCCTAGGACGACCAG gTTTTAATGTATCGCAAAGGAAACGAAAGAAGGCCAAAGTAGGAGCTCCTCATAGATTGACTAAGGAAGACGCAATGAAGTGGTTCCAACAGAAG